A region from the Tachyglossus aculeatus isolate mTacAcu1 chromosome Y4, mTacAcu1.pri, whole genome shotgun sequence genome encodes:
- the RANGRF gene encoding ran guanine nucleotide release factor isoform X1, with the protein MEPTRDHPLFGGAFVATLPAGAKDVSDLRPVPDNQEVFCHRGTEQSLILELLELQDHVQGEEAARFHFEAVGGLQGAEDAGPGQVESVRPLPLDSLALQGCSEAWLLTGRQRVAKEHEEVEKDVTLHQALLRLPQHGTDLLLTFNQPFPEDGLTIPLPQTPPAWTLQDLQLLVTSLRLLDPTIFGPQRGP; encoded by the exons ATGGAGCCCACCCGAGACCATCCCCTCTTCGGAGGCGCCTTCGTCGCCACTTTGCCGGCCGGGGCAAAGGACGTCAG TGACCTGAGACCGGTCCCCGACAACCAGGAAGTTTTCTGTCACCGCGGGACGGAGCAGAGCCTGATCCTGGAGCTGCTGGAGCTGCAGGACCACGTGCAAGGAGAGGAGGCCGCAAG GTTCCACTTTGAGGCCGTCGGGGGACTACAAGGGGCCGAGGACGCGGGGCCGGGGCAGGTGGAGTCCGTGCGGCCCCTACCCCTGGACTCTCTGGCCCTGCAGGGCTGCTCCGAGGCGTGGCTCCTTACTGGACGCCAGCGAGTGGCCAAGGAACACGAGGAG GTAGAGAAAGACGTGACCCTGCATCAAGCCCTGCTTCGCCTGCCCCAGCACGGGACTGACTTGCTACTGACCTTCAACCAGCCCTT CCCCGAAGACGGCTTGACAATCCCGCTCCCTCAGACCCCTCCAGCCTGGACGCTGCAAGACTTGCAGCTGTTGGTGACCAGCCTCCGGCTCCTGGATCCCACCATCTTCGGACCGCAGCGAGGCCCGTGA
- the RANGRF gene encoding ran guanine nucleotide release factor isoform X2 → MEPTRDHPLFGGAFVATLPAGAKDVSDLRPVPDNQEVFCHRGTEQSLILELLELQDHVQGEEAARFHFEAVGGLQGAEDAGPGQVESVRPLPLDSLALQGCSEAWLLTGRQRVAKEHEEVEKDVTLHQALLRLPQHGTDLLLTFNQPL, encoded by the exons ATGGAGCCCACCCGAGACCATCCCCTCTTCGGAGGCGCCTTCGTCGCCACTTTGCCGGCCGGGGCAAAGGACGTCAG TGACCTGAGACCGGTCCCCGACAACCAGGAAGTTTTCTGTCACCGCGGGACGGAGCAGAGCCTGATCCTGGAGCTGCTGGAGCTGCAGGACCACGTGCAAGGAGAGGAGGCCGCAAG GTTCCACTTTGAGGCCGTCGGGGGACTACAAGGGGCCGAGGACGCGGGGCCGGGGCAGGTGGAGTCCGTGCGGCCCCTACCCCTGGACTCTCTGGCCCTGCAGGGCTGCTCCGAGGCGTGGCTCCTTACTGGACGCCAGCGAGTGGCCAAGGAACACGAGGAG GTAGAGAAAGACGTGACCCTGCATCAAGCCCTGCTTCGCCTGCCCCAGCACGGGACTGACTTGCTACTGACCTTCAACCAGCCCTT atga